Proteins encoded within one genomic window of Macrobrachium nipponense isolate FS-2020 chromosome 9, ASM1510439v2, whole genome shotgun sequence:
- the LOC135218142 gene encoding acanthoscurrin-2-like yields the protein MVGVIDSRTDSRRRRRRRKEEEQEQEQEKEEQRQEQRQEQKQEQEQEQEQEQEQEQEQGAGAGAGAGGAGSGGAGGVGAAAAVAAGGGGREEQGRRGNVGGGGGGGERRGKIRGGGGGGRRLGGEGGGGRRLGGEGGGRRRRKLRGSGRGRGVGGGGGGGRLGGGGGRLGGGGGSGRGGGRIGGRLGGGGGRLGGGGGGGGSGRGGGRLGGGGGGGGSGRGGGRLGGRLGGGGRLGGGGGGRLGG from the exons ATGGTCGGCGTAATCGACTCACGCACagacagcaggaggaggaggaggaggaggaaggaggaggagcaggagcaggagcaggagaaggaggagcagaggcaggagcagaggcaggaGCAGAAGCAAGAGCAAGAGcaagagcaggagcaggagcaggagcaggagcaggagcaaggagcaggagcaggagcaggagcaggcgGAGCAGGatcaggaggagcaggaggagtaggagcagcagcagcagtagcagcaggaggaggaggaagggaggaacaAGGAAGGAGGGGGAAtgtaggag gaggaggaggtgggggagaaagaagaggaaaaataagaggaggaggaggaggaggaagaagactaggaggagaaggaggaggaggaagaagactaggaggagaaggaggaggaagaagaagaagaaaactaagAGGAagcggaagaggaagaggagtaggagggggaggaggaggaggaagactaggaggcggaggaggaagactaggaggcggaggaggaagcggaagaggaggaggaaggataggAGGAAGAttaggaggcggaggaggaagactaggaggcggaggaggaggaggaggaagcggaagaggaggaggaagactaggaggcggtggaggaggaggaggaagcggaagaggaggaggaagactagGAGGAagactaggaggaggaggaagactaggaggagggggaggaggaagactaggaggatga